From a region of the Sphingopyxis sp. YR583 genome:
- a CDS encoding putative bifunctional diguanylate cyclase/phosphodiesterase — MPIDRTGEDRPLLFVGWIDALPVPAALIRPMARGNFRLHASNAAFDRLNLSPAGAEAPIELLRAIERASQFSEESQEFSCQLGDGPAARDLRGSIGPLPTESGDDGLFLLTLIDRTQEMMTERNLRRELVSDSLTGLPNRAGFEELVEQRARTEGPGADHAILLLDLARFSRINEHIGPMAGDELIITVARRLKSSLRSGDILARTGGDEFAISTRVAGGRADVREMARRIRGCFDHPFRIGELKVSVDCALGCAIQPEIDTDIADQIRHAQIALKRAKQTDRIEIYEPEAAMLSDNRFGLETELRNAIEEDRLHLAFQPLIELSSGRVAGFEALARWDNSSGHSVSPTEFIPIAEDSGLIVPLGQWAIGKAAAILADWDRQNGGAVVDAYFSVNVSAIQLVRDDVAAVVREALEREKIGGERLMIELTESAIIGDPDLALSVLSELKALDARVAMDDFGTGYSNLAYLQRLPIDVLKIDRSFVEHMVDDRDKVAIVRTIQSLAEVLGMKTTAEGVETADQARLLSALGCDFGQGFLFARPMDGQAALDYWRQSLVRPIF; from the coding sequence ATGCCTATCGATAGAACCGGCGAAGACCGGCCTTTGTTGTTCGTCGGCTGGATCGACGCGTTGCCCGTTCCGGCCGCGTTGATCCGACCGATGGCGCGCGGCAATTTCCGGCTCCACGCGAGCAATGCGGCCTTCGACCGGCTGAACCTGTCGCCCGCAGGGGCCGAGGCGCCGATCGAATTGCTGCGCGCGATCGAACGGGCCTCGCAATTTTCCGAAGAATCGCAGGAATTTTCGTGCCAGCTCGGCGACGGTCCGGCGGCACGCGACCTGCGCGGATCGATCGGGCCGCTGCCGACCGAATCGGGCGACGACGGGCTGTTCCTGCTGACCCTGATCGACCGGACGCAGGAAATGATGACCGAGCGCAATTTGCGCCGCGAACTCGTGTCCGACAGCCTGACCGGCCTCCCCAACCGCGCGGGGTTCGAGGAACTGGTCGAGCAGCGCGCGCGTACCGAGGGCCCCGGTGCCGACCATGCGATCCTCCTGCTCGACCTCGCACGGTTCAGCCGCATCAACGAACATATCGGTCCGATGGCGGGCGACGAGCTGATCATCACCGTCGCCCGGCGGCTGAAATCGAGCCTGCGCAGCGGCGACATATTGGCGCGCACCGGCGGCGACGAATTCGCGATATCGACCCGCGTCGCGGGCGGGCGCGCCGATGTGCGCGAAATGGCACGGCGTATCCGCGGCTGTTTCGACCACCCCTTTCGCATCGGCGAACTCAAGGTCAGCGTCGACTGTGCGCTCGGCTGTGCGATTCAGCCGGAAATTGACACCGATATCGCGGACCAGATCCGCCATGCGCAGATCGCGCTCAAGCGCGCGAAACAGACCGACCGCATCGAAATCTATGAACCCGAAGCCGCGATGCTGTCGGACAACCGCTTCGGGCTTGAGACCGAGTTGCGCAACGCGATCGAGGAGGACCGGCTCCACCTCGCCTTCCAGCCGCTGATCGAACTGTCGAGCGGCCGCGTCGCCGGGTTCGAGGCGCTCGCGCGCTGGGACAACAGCAGCGGCCATTCGGTCTCGCCGACCGAATTCATTCCCATTGCGGAGGATTCAGGCCTGATCGTCCCTCTAGGTCAATGGGCGATCGGCAAGGCCGCGGCCATACTTGCCGACTGGGACCGGCAGAATGGCGGCGCGGTCGTCGACGCCTATTTCTCGGTCAACGTCTCGGCGATCCAGCTGGTGCGCGACGATGTCGCCGCAGTGGTGCGCGAGGCGCTGGAACGCGAAAAGATCGGCGGCGAACGGCTGATGATCGAACTCACCGAAAGCGCGATCATCGGCGACCCTGACCTTGCGCTGTCGGTACTCAGCGAGCTGAAGGCGCTCGACGCGCGCGTCGCGATGGACGATTTCGGCACTGGCTATTCGAATCTCGCCTATCTGCAGCGCCTGCCGATCGACGTGCTCAAGATCGACCGCAGCTTTGTCGAACATATGGTCGACGACCGCGACAAGGTCGCGATCGTCCGCACGATCCAGAGCCTCGCCGAAGTACTGGGGATGAAGACCACCGCCGAAGGCGTCGAGACCGCCGACCAGGCGCGGCTGTTGTCGGCGCTCGGATGCGATTTCGGGCAGGGGTTCCTGTTCGCGCGGCCGATGGATGGTCAGGCAGCGCTCGATTACTGGCGTCAGTCCCTGGTGCGGCCGATCTTCTGA
- the parC gene encoding DNA topoisomerase IV subunit A produces the protein MASTTDDPDNNEPVPGMIDTPFDSALSERYLVYALSTITARSLPDLRDGLKPVHRRLLWAMRAMRLDPSQGYKKSARVVGDVIGKFHPHGDTAVYDAMVRLAQDFSLRYPLVDGQGNFGNIDGDNAAAYRYTEARLTRVAIDLMQGLDEGTVDFRPTYNGEDEEPEIMPGLFPNLLANGASGIAVGMATNIPPHNAAEVIGAALVLIENPRAELSELLEHVKGPDFPTGGIVVDSPETIAHAYETGRGGFRVRARFSTGKLETGGWEESGIEKQSGGTWQLVISEIPYGVAKGKLIEQIAQLIADKKLPILEDVRDESAEDLRIVLEPKSRNVDPDVLKDSLFRLTDLESRFALNLNVLDATRTPKVMGLKQLLTEWLQHQIIVLVRRAQHRIAKIDDRLELVAGYIIAFLNLDRIIEIIRTEDEPKPVMIAEFILTDRQAEAILNMRLRSLRKLEEMELKREQADLTAEREELAKLIESPARQKTRLRKDLEKLRDVYGLETLLGARRTTIAEAAPTREIPLDAMIEKEPVTVILSKRGWIRAQRGHVAADQWSEFKFKEGDELLFAAHAQTTDKLLVAASDGRFFTVGADKLPGGRGFGEPLRLMVDIDPEARIVAMIPASADGRLLLASTSGHGFVAQMAEVVAETRKGRNVVNLKPKAVLAVVHKIAASDDSVAAVGENRKLVVFPLAEVPVMARGQGVMLQRYRDGGLSDAVSFAFADGLSWAMGGETGRTRTETDLAPWRVARGAAGRMPPTGFPRNNRFG, from the coding sequence ATGGCCAGTACCACCGACGATCCCGACAATAACGAACCCGTCCCCGGCATGATCGATACCCCGTTCGACAGCGCGCTGTCCGAACGCTATCTCGTCTATGCGCTGTCGACGATCACCGCGCGCTCGCTGCCCGATCTGCGCGACGGATTGAAGCCGGTCCACCGGCGCCTGCTGTGGGCGATGCGCGCGATGCGGCTCGACCCGAGCCAAGGCTACAAGAAATCGGCGCGCGTCGTCGGCGACGTCATCGGCAAATTCCATCCGCATGGCGACACTGCCGTTTACGACGCGATGGTCCGCCTCGCGCAGGATTTCTCGCTCCGTTATCCGCTCGTCGACGGCCAGGGCAATTTCGGCAATATCGACGGCGATAACGCCGCGGCGTACCGCTATACCGAGGCGCGGCTGACGCGCGTCGCGATCGACCTGATGCAGGGGCTCGACGAAGGTACGGTCGATTTCCGGCCGACCTATAATGGCGAAGATGAAGAGCCCGAGATCATGCCGGGGCTGTTCCCGAACCTGCTCGCCAACGGCGCGAGCGGGATCGCGGTCGGCATGGCGACGAACATTCCGCCGCACAACGCTGCCGAAGTGATCGGTGCGGCGCTGGTGCTGATCGAAAATCCGCGCGCCGAGCTTTCCGAGCTGCTCGAACATGTCAAAGGCCCCGATTTCCCGACCGGCGGCATCGTCGTCGACAGCCCGGAGACGATCGCGCACGCCTATGAAACCGGGCGCGGCGGTTTCCGCGTCCGCGCGCGCTTCTCGACCGGCAAGCTGGAGACCGGCGGCTGGGAAGAGAGCGGGATCGAAAAGCAGTCGGGCGGAACCTGGCAACTCGTCATCAGCGAGATTCCTTACGGGGTCGCCAAAGGCAAGCTGATCGAACAGATCGCGCAGCTCATCGCCGACAAGAAGCTCCCGATCCTCGAGGATGTCCGCGACGAAAGCGCTGAAGATCTGCGCATCGTGCTCGAACCGAAGAGCCGGAATGTCGATCCTGACGTGCTCAAGGACAGCCTGTTCCGGCTGACCGACCTCGAAAGCCGTTTCGCGCTCAATCTCAACGTCCTCGACGCGACGCGCACGCCGAAGGTGATGGGGCTGAAGCAGCTGCTCACCGAATGGCTGCAGCATCAGATCATCGTCCTCGTCCGCCGCGCACAGCATCGGATTGCGAAGATCGACGACCGGCTGGAGCTGGTCGCGGGCTATATCATCGCCTTTTTGAACCTCGACCGGATCATCGAGATCATCCGCACCGAGGACGAGCCGAAGCCGGTGATGATCGCCGAATTCATCCTGACCGACCGGCAGGCCGAAGCGATCCTCAACATGCGACTGCGCTCTTTGCGCAAGCTTGAGGAGATGGAACTGAAGCGCGAGCAGGCCGACCTGACCGCCGAGCGCGAGGAGCTGGCCAAGCTGATCGAAAGCCCCGCGCGGCAAAAGACGCGGCTGCGCAAGGATCTGGAAAAGCTGCGCGACGTCTATGGCCTCGAAACGCTGCTCGGTGCGCGGCGCACGACGATCGCCGAAGCCGCTCCGACGCGCGAAATCCCGCTCGATGCGATGATCGAGAAGGAGCCGGTGACGGTGATCCTGTCGAAACGCGGCTGGATCCGCGCCCAGCGCGGCCATGTCGCGGCCGATCAGTGGAGCGAATTCAAATTCAAGGAAGGCGACGAGCTGCTGTTCGCAGCGCACGCGCAAACGACCGACAAGCTGCTGGTCGCGGCGAGCGACGGGCGTTTCTTCACCGTCGGCGCCGACAAATTGCCCGGCGGGCGCGGATTCGGCGAGCCGCTCCGGCTGATGGTCGACATCGATCCCGAGGCGCGGATCGTCGCGATGATCCCGGCGAGCGCCGACGGTCGGTTGCTGCTTGCGTCGACGAGCGGCCATGGCTTCGTCGCCCAGATGGCCGAGGTCGTCGCCGAAACGCGCAAAGGCCGCAATGTCGTCAATCTGAAACCCAAGGCGGTGCTTGCCGTCGTCCACAAGATCGCGGCGAGCGACGACAGCGTCGCCGCGGTCGGAGAGAATCGCAAGCTGGTCGTCTTCCCGCTCGCCGAGGTGCCGGTGATGGCGCGCGGTCAGGGCGTGATGCTGCAACGCTATCGCGACGGCGGGCTGTCGGATGCGGTGAGCTTTGCGTTCGCCGACGGGCTGAGCTGGGCGATGGGCGGTGAAACCGGCCGCACGCGGACCGAAACCGACCTTGCGCCCTGGCGCGTTGCGCGCGGAGCCGCCGGCCGGATGCCGCCGACCGGTTTTCCAAGGAACAATCGCTTCGGCTGA
- a CDS encoding acyltransferase family protein has translation MSETTGTIRKSIWSRASEMAGQAPPERNRYVDFLRALSILAVVVGHWLVAAPYMKDGAVEGGHLLGILPWTQWLTWGFQVMPLFFLVGGFSNGMSWAATQRKGGSYESWYSGRLQRLINPVLPLFLIWTLVAMFGTLAGIDRGIVAMAAQLALIPVWFLSVYLMVAAVVPLTWRVWKRWGFGSFWAFVAGAVAIDVAALHFHIPYVNFLNFAFVWLAIHQLGFAWSEGRLAPGRALLWGIGGLAALGLLVGFGPYPVAMIGVPGAGLSNSMPPTLALLALGTAQAGFALALEPAGRRMLDNLRIWTAVVLVNGMIMTIYLWHLTAFVLVMVAAWLLGGVGLDVQPGSASWWLARPVWFILYIAALFPLIMLFARHERASKDSGEVPHWRLIVGLLLICAGLGATAAISIASPLGVTGVRLWLVALPFVGAAIAQFGPVHRLTRSRA, from the coding sequence TTGAGCGAAACCACTGGCACCATTCGCAAAAGCATCTGGTCGCGCGCAAGCGAGATGGCCGGGCAGGCTCCGCCCGAGCGCAACCGCTACGTCGATTTCCTTCGTGCGCTATCGATTCTTGCGGTCGTCGTCGGCCATTGGCTCGTCGCCGCTCCCTATATGAAGGACGGCGCGGTCGAGGGCGGGCATTTGCTCGGCATATTGCCGTGGACGCAGTGGCTGACCTGGGGCTTTCAGGTCATGCCGCTCTTCTTCCTCGTCGGCGGCTTTTCGAACGGCATGTCGTGGGCTGCGACGCAGCGCAAAGGCGGAAGCTATGAAAGCTGGTACAGCGGGCGGCTCCAGCGGCTGATCAATCCGGTGCTGCCGCTGTTCCTGATCTGGACGCTCGTCGCGATGTTCGGGACGCTCGCGGGAATCGATCGCGGCATCGTCGCGATGGCGGCGCAGCTTGCACTGATCCCCGTTTGGTTCCTGTCGGTCTATCTGATGGTCGCCGCAGTCGTGCCGCTAACATGGAGGGTGTGGAAGCGTTGGGGCTTCGGCTCCTTCTGGGCGTTTGTTGCGGGCGCGGTCGCGATCGATGTCGCGGCGCTGCACTTCCACATACCTTACGTCAATTTCCTCAACTTCGCCTTCGTCTGGCTCGCGATCCACCAGCTCGGCTTTGCGTGGAGCGAGGGACGACTGGCACCGGGCAGAGCGCTTCTTTGGGGCATCGGCGGGCTGGCTGCGCTTGGGCTGCTGGTGGGCTTCGGACCCTATCCGGTCGCGATGATCGGCGTGCCCGGCGCTGGCCTCAGCAATTCGATGCCGCCGACGCTCGCGCTGCTCGCGCTCGGCACTGCGCAGGCGGGTTTTGCGCTCGCGCTCGAACCCGCGGGACGGCGGATGCTCGACAATCTGCGTATCTGGACGGCTGTCGTGCTCGTCAACGGCATGATCATGACGATCTACCTCTGGCACCTCACCGCCTTTGTCCTTGTCATGGTCGCGGCCTGGCTGCTCGGCGGCGTCGGGCTCGATGTGCAGCCGGGAAGCGCGTCATGGTGGCTCGCGCGTCCGGTCTGGTTCATTCTCTATATCGCCGCGCTCTTTCCGCTGATCATGCTCTTCGCGCGGCATGAACGCGCGAGCAAGGACAGCGGCGAGGTACCGCACTGGCGGCTGATCGTCGGGCTGCTCCTCATTTGCGCCGGGCTCGGCGCCACCGCCGCGATCAGCATCGCAAGCCCGCTCGGCGTGACGGGCGTGCGTCTCTGGCTCGTCGCGCTGCCATTTGTCGGCGCCGCAATCGCGCAATTTGGCCCCGTCCATCGGCTGACCCGGTCGCGGGCGTAA
- a CDS encoding ribose-phosphate pyrophosphokinase, with protein sequence MAAKDQGLGGDETAADVSALGDAPRIRAILIAAAREGRSVSYSELLGDLGFRFTRPKMRAVCRTLEEVDRLSALDGEPDLAVLVVRESDRLPGQGWWVGGTALLLGYDGPWEGAAAARFIREQQQAAFDFWEGR encoded by the coding sequence GTGGCCGCCAAAGACCAGGGCCTAGGCGGCGACGAAACCGCGGCCGACGTCAGCGCGCTCGGCGATGCGCCACGTATTCGTGCCATTCTGATTGCTGCGGCGCGTGAAGGGCGCAGCGTCAGCTATTCCGAGCTTCTTGGCGATCTGGGCTTTCGTTTCACCCGGCCCAAGATGCGCGCAGTGTGCCGGACGCTCGAAGAGGTCGATCGGCTGAGCGCGCTCGACGGCGAACCCGACCTCGCGGTGCTGGTCGTGCGCGAAAGCGACCGTCTGCCGGGACAGGGCTGGTGGGTCGGCGGAACCGCGCTGCTGCTCGGTTACGATGGCCCATGGGAGGGCGCCGCGGCGGCACGTTTCATCCGCGAACAGCAGCAGGCGGCGTTCGATTTTTGGGAGGGCCGATAA
- a CDS encoding DUF1295 domain-containing protein, whose product MIDALLLLAMNFAGLLGVILILWGISVIIRDVSFIDAFWAFGMVLLAWGTWWQVGAEAPHAKLLLGLTTLWGLRLAIHLTIRWAGHGEDPRYKKILAYTGEKRKWSWAKTALVMVFLTQAPLLFITCLPAQLGIWASANDPQAIGIAGWIGAAAALAGIAFESIGDAQLDAFRKNPANKGKVLDTGLWRYTRHPNYFGDALTWWGIWLVTLDLGWGTALASLIGPVFLTFTLTRWSGKALLEKGLHKTRPDYAAYVARTSGFIPWPPKTRA is encoded by the coding sequence ATGATCGATGCCCTTTTGCTGCTGGCGATGAATTTCGCGGGATTGCTCGGCGTGATCCTGATCCTGTGGGGCATTTCGGTCATCATCCGCGACGTGTCGTTCATCGACGCCTTCTGGGCCTTCGGAATGGTGCTGCTCGCATGGGGCACATGGTGGCAAGTCGGGGCCGAGGCGCCGCACGCGAAGCTGCTGCTCGGCCTTACGACGCTATGGGGCCTGCGGCTCGCGATCCACCTGACGATCCGGTGGGCCGGCCACGGCGAAGATCCGCGCTACAAGAAAATTCTCGCGTACACGGGGGAAAAACGGAAGTGGAGCTGGGCAAAGACCGCGCTCGTCATGGTTTTCCTGACGCAGGCGCCGTTACTGTTCATCACCTGCCTGCCCGCACAGCTCGGCATATGGGCAAGCGCGAACGACCCGCAAGCGATCGGCATCGCCGGATGGATCGGCGCTGCAGCGGCGCTGGCCGGCATTGCGTTCGAGAGCATCGGCGATGCGCAGCTTGACGCATTTCGCAAAAATCCGGCGAACAAGGGCAAGGTACTCGATACCGGATTGTGGCGTTATACGCGGCATCCCAATTATTTCGGCGACGCGCTGACCTGGTGGGGCATCTGGCTCGTCACGCTCGACCTCGGCTGGGGAACGGCGCTCGCCAGCTTGATCGGGCCGGTTTTCCTGACCTTCACCCTCACGCGTTGGTCGGGCAAGGCCCTGCTCGAGAAGGGCCTGCACAAGACGCGGCCCGATTATGCCGCTTATGTCGCCCGCACCTCCGGATTCATTCCGTGGCCGCCAAAGACCAGGGCCTAG
- a CDS encoding lysophospholipid acyltransferase family protein, translated as MTKLDDHPPGLVARGVRRLLLLLYRLRGWKAVGSVPEPRRFVLIAAPHTSNWDFVNFLGLAADLKMKPRFMGKLSLFRWPLAGFMKQMGGIPVDRRGGTNVVQQMVDEFARRAEFILTVAPEGTRGKTKKWRTGFYQIALAAKVPLVVGFMDYSKKTGGLGPLIWPTGDFRADMLKLLETYKNCIPKFPERAVQSIDDIVGTDEEPDMRA; from the coding sequence GTGACGAAACTAGATGACCACCCGCCCGGGCTGGTGGCGCGCGGCGTGCGCCGATTGCTGCTTTTGCTATACCGGCTGCGCGGCTGGAAGGCCGTGGGAAGCGTGCCGGAACCGCGGCGCTTCGTGCTGATCGCCGCGCCGCACACGAGCAACTGGGATTTCGTCAATTTCCTTGGCCTTGCGGCCGACCTGAAAATGAAACCGCGTTTCATGGGGAAATTGTCGCTGTTCCGCTGGCCGCTCGCGGGGTTCATGAAGCAGATGGGCGGTATTCCGGTCGATCGACGCGGCGGCACCAACGTCGTGCAACAGATGGTCGACGAGTTCGCCCGCCGCGCCGAGTTCATCCTGACCGTCGCGCCCGAGGGAACGCGCGGCAAGACAAAGAAATGGCGCACCGGATTTTACCAGATCGCGCTTGCGGCGAAGGTACCGCTCGTTGTCGGCTTCATGGATTACAGCAAGAAAACGGGCGGCCTCGGCCCCCTGATCTGGCCGACCGGCGACTTCCGCGCCGACATGTTGAAGCTGCTGGAAACCTATAAAAATTGCATTCCCAAATTTCCCGAGCGCGCGGTCCAGTCGATCGATGATATAGTCGGCACCGACGAGGAACCGGATATGCGCGCATGA
- a CDS encoding M20/M25/M40 family metallo-hydrolase yields MIKKLSALLASTLFVVAPAMAADTAPRPDQLAFRDIYKELVETNTTLSSGSCTLAAERMAARLKAAGIPESQLTLFATPDKPKEGGLVAVYPGTSKTAKPILLIAHIDVVEAKREDWERDPFVMVEENGYFYGRGTADVKSQAAVWVDTLIRFQQAGYKPKRTVKMALTCGEETNGAFNGIEWLAANKRDLIDAEFALNEGGGGDSDGKGKVIGQSVQVGEKTFANFRLETRNPGGHSSAPVPDNAIYELARALTKIDDYDFPVEMTDTTRRFFAEAGAARGDETGKAMVALAKNPADKAAEAIVNKDPFLHSNLRTTCVATLLDGGHARNALPQRAGANINCRIFPGHSIESIKEELGRVIGDPGVTITQLPPKRPAPPAPPLDPKIIGPMQKLVDKYWPGLKVIPSMANGYTDATFLGAAGIPTYGIPGMWGDPDGNGAHGLNERMEVRSVYVGRDYMFDLVKAYADKP; encoded by the coding sequence ATGATCAAAAAGCTGTCGGCGCTGCTGGCGTCCACCTTGTTCGTCGTGGCGCCCGCGATGGCTGCCGATACGGCGCCGCGGCCCGACCAGCTCGCCTTCCGCGACATTTATAAGGAGCTGGTCGAAACGAACACGACGCTGTCGTCGGGCAGCTGTACGCTCGCCGCCGAGCGGATGGCGGCGCGGCTGAAGGCGGCGGGCATTCCCGAAAGCCAGCTCACTTTGTTCGCGACCCCCGACAAGCCGAAGGAGGGCGGCCTCGTCGCCGTTTATCCGGGCACGTCCAAAACCGCGAAACCCATCCTGCTGATCGCCCATATCGACGTGGTCGAGGCGAAGCGCGAAGATTGGGAGCGCGACCCCTTCGTGATGGTCGAAGAAAATGGCTATTTTTATGGCCGCGGCACCGCTGACGTGAAGTCGCAAGCGGCGGTGTGGGTCGACACGCTGATCCGGTTCCAGCAGGCGGGGTACAAGCCGAAGCGCACCGTCAAAATGGCGCTGACCTGCGGCGAGGAGACCAATGGCGCGTTCAACGGCATCGAATGGCTCGCCGCGAACAAGCGCGACCTGATCGACGCCGAATTCGCGCTCAACGAGGGCGGCGGCGGCGACAGCGACGGCAAAGGCAAGGTCATCGGCCAGTCGGTGCAGGTCGGCGAAAAGACCTTCGCCAATTTCCGCCTCGAAACGCGCAACCCCGGCGGGCACAGCTCGGCCCCGGTCCCCGATAACGCGATCTACGAACTCGCGCGCGCGCTGACGAAGATCGACGATTACGACTTCCCGGTCGAAATGACCGACACGACGCGGCGCTTCTTCGCCGAAGCCGGCGCTGCGCGCGGCGACGAGACGGGCAAGGCGATGGTCGCGCTGGCGAAGAACCCGGCCGACAAGGCGGCCGAAGCCATCGTCAACAAGGATCCCTTCCTCCACAGCAATTTGCGCACGACCTGTGTTGCGACCTTGCTCGACGGCGGGCACGCCCGGAACGCGTTGCCGCAGCGCGCGGGTGCGAACATCAATTGTCGCATCTTTCCCGGGCACAGCATCGAATCGATCAAGGAAGAACTCGGACGTGTGATCGGCGATCCCGGCGTCACCATCACCCAGTTGCCGCCGAAACGCCCCGCGCCGCCGGCGCCGCCGCTCGACCCGAAGATCATCGGGCCGATGCAAAAGCTCGTCGACAAATATTGGCCGGGGCTGAAGGTCATCCCGTCGATGGCCAATGGCTATACCGACGCGACTTTCCTCGGCGCGGCCGGCATCCCGACCTATGGCATTCCCGGCATGTGGGGCGACCCCGACGGCAATGGCGCGCACGGCCTCAACGAGCGCATGGAAGTGCGCTCGGTCTATGTCGGACGCGACTATATGTTCGATCTGGTGAAGGCTTACGCCGACAAGCCCTGA
- a CDS encoding ferredoxin--NADP reductase, producing the protein MSDRIAEAAKLAPSASLTVEEVRSVRHWNEHLFSFTITRPPSFRFRSGEFVMIGLPGEGRPLLRAYSIASPAYADELEFLSIKVPDGPLTSRLQLIQPGDPVYLGRKPTGTLVADALTPGRRLFMLSTGTGLAPFLSLARDPDIYDRFNQIVIVHCVRQVSDLAFREELESQLAGDPLVQDQALLQFHYLPTVTREPFHTTGRIDALIEDGSLFGHPLTGPTEFDPATDRIMMCGSMAMIRDLQARFEELGFKEGSNAAPGDFVIERAFVG; encoded by the coding sequence ATGAGTGACCGTATTGCCGAAGCCGCCAAGCTGGCCCCCTCCGCCTCGCTGACCGTCGAGGAGGTGCGTTCGGTGCGCCACTGGAACGAGCATCTGTTCAGCTTCACGATCACCCGCCCGCCGAGCTTTCGCTTCCGCTCGGGCGAATTCGTGATGATCGGCCTGCCGGGCGAAGGCCGCCCGCTGCTCCGCGCTTATTCGATCGCCAGCCCCGCCTATGCCGACGAACTGGAATTCCTGTCGATCAAGGTGCCCGATGGCCCGCTGACCTCACGGCTTCAGCTGATCCAGCCGGGCGATCCGGTCTATCTTGGCCGCAAGCCGACGGGGACGCTCGTTGCCGACGCGCTGACGCCCGGGCGGCGGTTGTTCATGCTTTCGACCGGCACCGGCCTCGCGCCCTTCCTCAGCCTGGCGCGCGATCCCGATATCTACGATCGCTTCAATCAGATCGTGATCGTCCATTGCGTGCGGCAGGTCAGCGACCTTGCGTTCCGCGAAGAGCTGGAAAGCCAGCTTGCGGGCGACCCGCTGGTGCAGGATCAGGCGCTGCTGCAGTTCCACTATCTGCCGACGGTGACGCGCGAGCCCTTCCACACGACGGGCCGTATCGATGCGCTGATCGAGGATGGCTCGCTCTTCGGTCACCCGCTGACCGGGCCGACCGAGTTTGATCCCGCCACCGACCGCATCATGATGTGCGGCAGCATGGCGATGATCCGCGACCTGCAGGCCCGCTTCGAGGAACTGGGGTTCAAGGAAGGATCGAACGCCGCGCCCGGCGACTTCGTCATCGAGCGCGCATTCGTCGGCTAA
- a CDS encoding PilZ domain-containing protein, translated as MSNPEASPASPSPDEKRQPRQSRLVKAALGCQRLGRFDVTLRNVSLTGIGGQGPHILQIGERMTVFMPGHEPMMGTVRWVAGTRFGIQTDREIETIRLRVAHNDQIVAADSRADFQIIPPPRVDTWRPGLTRATNLPGQFGRKR; from the coding sequence ATGTCGAATCCCGAGGCCTCCCCTGCCTCACCGTCACCGGATGAAAAACGCCAGCCACGGCAGTCGCGGCTGGTCAAGGCGGCGCTCGGCTGTCAGCGGTTGGGCCGGTTCGACGTCACGCTTCGCAACGTCTCGCTGACGGGAATCGGCGGACAGGGCCCACATATTCTTCAGATCGGCGAACGAATGACGGTGTTCATGCCGGGGCATGAGCCGATGATGGGAACCGTGCGCTGGGTCGCGGGAACCCGCTTTGGCATCCAGACCGACCGCGAAATCGAGACCATTCGCTTGCGCGTCGCACATAACGACCAGATCGTTGCCGCCGACAGCCGCGCCGATTTCCAGATCATCCCGCCGCCGCGCGTCGACACATGGCGCCCCGGACTCACGCGCGCTACAAACCTGCCGGGACAATTTGGGCGGAAGCGCTGA
- a CDS encoding glycine zipper 2TM domain-containing protein has product MRTIVLLGMAAGSLLLAGRAGAEQPALDYGVPADPDVRVYTGYPDRVPSEVEYRRVSGYDAEGRWTGTWDGTYETSDGRRYEGRYEGTVEGHGAGYPPPPAYDPTYQGGYDPRYDEEMERRCGRGGTVGGAVVGGLVGGVAGNRIAGRGDRTTGTLIGAGVGALAGSAIGNASDKKKCDEYWSSRTVRYRHDGGHYQGGYYPGGYSTSYQYGGYGYYTPGVVVTTIINGAPVVTETVETSTRTYYENVPVRKRYVAKKKWKPKPKAAPRCVC; this is encoded by the coding sequence ATGCGTACGATCGTGTTGTTGGGAATGGCCGCAGGGTCGTTGTTGCTGGCGGGACGCGCCGGCGCCGAACAGCCCGCGCTCGACTATGGTGTTCCCGCCGATCCCGACGTCCGCGTCTACACCGGCTATCCCGACCGCGTGCCGAGTGAAGTCGAATATCGCCGCGTCTCGGGCTATGATGCCGAGGGTCGCTGGACCGGCACCTGGGACGGCACTTACGAGACATCCGACGGCCGCCGCTACGAAGGCCGTTATGAAGGCACGGTCGAAGGCCATGGCGCCGGCTATCCGCCGCCGCCCGCTTACGATCCCACTTATCAGGGTGGCTATGACCCCCGTTACGACGAAGAGATGGAACGCCGCTGTGGCCGGGGGGGTACAGTGGGCGGCGCGGTTGTCGGCGGGCTCGTGGGGGGCGTCGCCGGCAACCGCATAGCCGGACGTGGCGATCGCACCACCGGCACGCTGATCGGCGCCGGGGTCGGCGCCCTCGCCGGCTCGGCAATCGGCAACGCGTCGGACAAGAAGAAGTGCGACGAATATTGGTCCAGCCGCACTGTCCGCTATCGCCATGACGGTGGCCATTATCAGGGCGGATATTATCCCGGCGGATATTCGACGAGCTATCAATATGGCGGCTATGGCTATTACACGCCCGGCGTCGTGGTCACGACGATCATCAACGGCGCGCCGGTCGTAACCGAAACGGTCGAAACGTCGACCCGCACCTATTATGAAAATGTGCCGGTGCGGAAACGCTATGTCGCGAAGAAAAAGTGGAAGCCGAAACCCAAGGCCGCCCCGCGCTGCGTCTGCTGA